A section of the Clostridium felsineum DSM 794 genome encodes:
- a CDS encoding PHP domain-containing protein, producing the protein MFLKGDFHIHTTASDGKYTPENILEFAKNANIDILAITDHDTTASTKKAISIGNKLNIKVIPGIELSTLHNEESIHVLGYFKDNSYENKEFQDFLSEIQNYRVIRAKKITENLNTYFNIKLNYESILKEAKNVIARPHLARAIINAGYNYTYEYIFNNILNKESPAYIPNKKVTVEEGIKLLKSVNATVVLAHPVLIKKTPVEDFMKFDFDGIEAIYPMNTETDTEKLLALAKKYNKIVTAGSDFHTDDSGDTKHGRIGSIYLNTNDIKLFLEK; encoded by the coding sequence GTGTTTTTAAAAGGTGACTTTCACATTCATACAACTGCATCTGATGGAAAATATACGCCAGAAAATATATTAGAGTTTGCTAAAAATGCTAATATAGATATACTAGCCATAACAGACCATGACACTACAGCATCAACTAAAAAGGCAATTTCAATTGGAAATAAACTTAATATTAAGGTAATTCCCGGTATTGAGCTATCAACTCTTCACAACGAGGAGAGTATTCATGTACTTGGTTATTTTAAAGATAACTCATATGAAAATAAAGAATTTCAGGATTTTTTGTCTGAAATACAAAATTATAGAGTCATAAGAGCAAAAAAGATAACTGAAAATTTAAATACTTATTTTAATATAAAGTTAAATTATGAAAGCATTTTAAAGGAAGCTAAAAATGTCATTGCAAGACCGCATCTAGCACGTGCTATTATTAATGCTGGCTATAATTATACCTACGAATATATTTTTAACAATATACTCAATAAGGAGAGTCCTGCATATATTCCAAATAAAAAAGTAACTGTAGAGGAAGGCATTAAACTTTTAAAATCAGTAAATGCCACAGTGGTTTTAGCTCATCCTGTTTTAATCAAAAAGACTCCTGTAGAGGATTTTATGAAGTTTGATTTTGACGGTATAGAAGCCATATATCCAATGAATACAGAAACTGATACTGAAAAGTTACTAGCTTTAGCTAAAAAATATAATAAAATAGTTACAGCTGGTTCCGATTTTCATACAGATGATTCAGGTGATACAAAGCATGGAAGAATAGGTAGCATATATCTAAATACTAATGATATAAAACTTTTTCTTGAAAAGTAA
- the hprK gene encoding HPr(Ser) kinase/phosphatase, translated as MQQVSIQSIIEELDLEVLVKGKDDIKLGLSDINRPGLQFAGFYDYFGNQRVQVIGKAEWSFLNAMRPEIREKRVRKYFQFETPCIVLARGLKPQKEILECSKEYNRWLLRSKAQTTRFINKIMNYLDDKLAPETRIHGVLVDIYGLGILITGESGIGKSETALELIKRGHRLVADDAVDIKEIESMLVGKSPYITAGMLEVRGMGIIDVPALYGLSSVLSDKNIDLVIYLEQWKEGRDYDRLGTDDEHIKILNIPVRKMTLPIRPGRNVAVIIEAAAANYRYNLSTKISPVDTINKRIEESRNDE; from the coding sequence ATGCAGCAAGTTAGTATTCAGAGTATAATAGAGGAACTTGATTTAGAGGTTTTAGTAAAGGGGAAGGATGATATAAAACTTGGCTTAAGTGATATAAACAGACCAGGACTTCAGTTTGCTGGGTTTTATGATTATTTTGGAAATCAAAGGGTTCAAGTGATAGGAAAGGCCGAATGGAGTTTTTTAAATGCCATGCGTCCAGAAATAAGAGAAAAAAGAGTAAGAAAATACTTTCAATTTGAAACACCATGCATTGTTCTTGCTAGGGGATTAAAGCCACAGAAGGAAATTCTTGAATGTTCTAAAGAATATAATAGATGGCTTTTAAGGTCAAAGGCACAGACTACAAGGTTTATAAATAAAATAATGAATTATTTAGATGATAAATTAGCTCCAGAGACAAGAATTCATGGTGTATTAGTTGATATATATGGACTTGGAATTTTAATTACTGGAGAAAGTGGAATAGGTAAAAGTGAAACTGCACTTGAACTTATAAAAAGAGGACATAGATTAGTAGCAGATGATGCTGTTGACATAAAAGAAATTGAATCAATGCTTGTAGGTAAGTCACCATACATAACTGCTGGAATGCTTGAAGTTAGAGGAATGGGAATAATAGATGTTCCAGCTCTTTATGGATTAAGTTCTGTTTTGTCAGATAAGAATATCGATCTTGTAATATACTTAGAGCAATGGAAAGAAGGCAGAGATTACGATAGACTTGGCACGGACGATGAGCACATAAAGATTTTGAATATTCCGGTGAGAAAAATGACTTTACCAATAAGACCAGGAAGAAACGTTGCAGTTATAATAGAGGCTGCAGCAGCAAATTACAGATATAATTTAAGCACAAAAATTTCTCCTGTAGATACTATTAATAAGAGAATTGAAGAGTCTAGAAATGATGAGTAG
- a CDS encoding 5-formyltetrahydrofolate cyclo-ligase: MMSSSKKELREKMILKRDALTSDLKLVKDNIIYNKVVNSIQYRNANNIFIFVSYKNEVDTHNIINKAIHDGKRVFVPKVISKEKGMEAIEIKGVSDLEKSSYGILEPKGFSYIEPKDIELVILPGLAFDKNGGRIGYGGGFYDRYMKLLKDSAIKIGICYNFQVVDKVIMDVNDVAVDKFITD, from the coding sequence ATGATGAGTAGCAGTAAAAAAGAACTTAGAGAAAAAATGATTTTAAAAAGAGATGCTTTAACTTCTGATTTGAAATTAGTTAAGGATAATATTATTTATAATAAGGTTGTAAATAGCATACAATATAGAAATGCTAATAATATATTTATATTTGTAAGTTACAAAAATGAAGTGGATACACATAATATAATAAATAAAGCAATACATGATGGAAAAAGAGTTTTTGTACCTAAAGTTATTTCAAAAGAAAAAGGAATGGAAGCCATAGAAATTAAGGGGGTTTCTGATTTAGAAAAGAGTTCCTATGGTATTTTAGAACCTAAAGGTTTTAGTTACATAGAACCAAAAGATATAGAACTAGTTATTTTACCTGGTCTTGCATTTGATAAAAATGGAGGAAGAATAGGTTATGGCGGTGGATTTTACGATAGGTATATGAAGCTTTTAAAAGACTCAGCAATAAAAATAGGAATATGTTATAATTTTCAAGTAGTAGATAAAGTTATTATGGATGTAAATGACGTTGCAGTTGATAAGTTTATCACTGATTAA
- a CDS encoding ABC transporter permease has product MSIVKRMCKSIYKDRIYWLMLLPTILFFIVLAYIPMAGVYYAFTDYDFSKGLFGSRFVGLKNFAFLFSGGSHAIIWTITKNTVVYNLEFLILTTITQVAMAIIINELPGKLLTKFCQTLMFLPYFVSFVIVAVFVYNIFNYDYGILNNIIKMFGGKPINYYNTPGAWKYILNGVNMWKSLGYGTVMYLAALTAVDRSIYEAAAIDGANIFQRIRYITLPSIRPTIVILILFSIGGIVKGQFDMFYNIIGKNGLLYNATDIIDTYVYRTLTVNFNLGIGTAAGLYQSVLGLILVLIVNKIVKIIEPDYALF; this is encoded by the coding sequence ATGAGTATTGTGAAAAGAATGTGTAAAAGCATATACAAAGACAGAATATATTGGTTAATGCTGCTGCCAACTATATTATTTTTTATAGTGCTTGCATATATACCTATGGCAGGTGTGTATTATGCTTTTACAGATTACGATTTTAGTAAGGGGTTATTTGGAAGTAGATTTGTAGGACTAAAGAATTTTGCGTTTTTATTTTCTGGGGGTAGTCATGCCATAATATGGACAATTACTAAAAATACAGTTGTATACAATTTGGAATTTTTAATATTAACCACCATTACACAAGTAGCTATGGCAATTATAATAAATGAGTTACCGGGAAAATTACTTACAAAGTTTTGTCAGACATTAATGTTTTTGCCATACTTTGTTTCTTTTGTTATTGTTGCAGTTTTTGTGTACAACATATTTAATTATGATTATGGAATTTTAAATAATATAATAAAGATGTTTGGTGGTAAACCAATAAATTATTATAATACTCCAGGAGCATGGAAATATATATTAAATGGAGTTAACATGTGGAAGTCACTAGGATATGGAACTGTAATGTATCTTGCGGCACTAACTGCTGTTGATAGAAGCATATATGAAGCAGCTGCTATAGATGGAGCAAATATATTTCAAAGAATAAGGTATATTACACTGCCATCCATTAGACCAACAATAGTAATATTAATATTATTTAGTATAGGTGGAATTGTAAAGGGACAATTTGATATGTTTTACAATATTATAGGTAAAAATGGTCTTTTGTATAATGCCACGGATATTATTGATACCTATGTTTATCGTACCTTAACAGTAAACTTCAATCTTGGAATAGGTACAGCGGCAGGATTATATCAATCGGTACTTGGACTCATATTGGTTCTAATAGTAAATAAGATAGTAAAAATTATAGAACCAGATTATGCTTTGTTCTAA
- a CDS encoding cation diffusion facilitator family transporter, producing MDKKNSAVLSIISNTTLIIFKLTAGITMNSISVISDGIHSSIDLIASLVSFFSIKKSSLKEDDDHPFGHGKYENVSGFVEAILILFAAIMIIYEAFNKLISNSAINNVDSGIYIMVFSSVINFVISSIILKTSKKTKSIALEVDAMHLFTDAFTSLGVILGLILFKFTNIKIIDSITAFFVSILIIKTAINLIKKSLKDLVDSSLDKTDINRIVNIVKNYPNIKSYHKLRTRKCGNTREIDIHIQISGTDSLKKTHDICSSIENEIKKVFPDSCTVIHAEPYTEKFHKKSLT from the coding sequence ATGGACAAAAAAAATTCAGCAGTTTTATCTATAATATCTAACACAACTTTGATAATTTTCAAACTTACTGCTGGTATAACAATGAATTCAATTAGCGTAATATCTGATGGCATTCATTCTTCTATCGATCTTATAGCTAGTTTAGTATCCTTCTTTTCCATAAAAAAATCCTCCCTAAAGGAAGATGATGATCATCCTTTTGGTCATGGTAAATACGAAAATGTATCTGGCTTTGTAGAAGCAATATTAATATTATTTGCTGCAATAATGATAATTTATGAGGCCTTTAATAAATTGATATCTAATTCAGCCATTAATAACGTTGACTCTGGAATATATATAATGGTTTTTTCTTCTGTTATAAATTTTGTAATTTCCAGCATAATATTAAAAACTTCTAAAAAGACAAAATCCATTGCCCTTGAAGTAGATGCTATGCATTTATTTACAGATGCCTTTACCTCTTTAGGTGTGATTTTAGGTCTTATACTTTTTAAATTTACAAATATAAAAATAATAGACTCTATTACTGCGTTCTTTGTATCTATTCTTATAATAAAAACAGCTATTAATTTAATTAAAAAGTCACTAAAAGACCTAGTTGATAGCAGCTTAGATAAAACCGACATAAATAGAATAGTTAATATAGTTAAAAACTATCCGAATATTAAAAGTTACCACAAGCTGAGAACCAGAAAATGTGGAAATACAAGAGAAATTGATATCCATATTCAAATATCAGGCACAGATTCTTTAAAGAAAACTCATGATATATGCTCTTCAATTGAAAATGAAATCAAGAAAGTTTTCCCTGATTCTTGTACTGTAATACATGCTGAACCATATACAGAAAAATTCCACAAAAAAAGTCTCACTTAA
- the glpX gene encoding class II fructose-bisphosphatase, whose translation MFDNDISMSLVRVTEAAALQSSKYMGRGDKIGADQAAVDGMEKAFSFMPVRGQVVIGEGELDEAPMLYIGQKLGMWKEYMPEMDIAVDPLDGTILISKGLPNAIAVIAMGPKGSLLHAPDMYMKKIAVGPGAKGAIDINKTPEENILNVAKALNKDISELTVIVQERERHDYIVKAAIEVGARVKLFGEGDVAAALACGFEDTGIDILMGIGGAPEGVIAAAAMKCMGGEMQAQLVPHTQEEIDRCHKMGIDDVNKIFMIDDLVKSDNVFFAATAITECDLLKGIVFSKNERAKTHSIIMRSKTGTIRFVEAIHDLNKSKLVIE comes from the coding sequence ATGTTTGATAATGATATATCCATGAGTTTAGTAAGAGTAACAGAAGCAGCAGCACTACAATCTTCAAAGTATATGGGAAGAGGAGATAAAATAGGCGCTGATCAAGCAGCAGTAGATGGAATGGAGAAAGCATTTAGCTTTATGCCAGTAAGAGGTCAGGTAGTTATAGGAGAAGGAGAACTTGATGAAGCACCTATGCTTTATATAGGTCAAAAGCTAGGTATGTGGAAGGAATATATGCCTGAAATGGATATAGCAGTAGATCCTCTAGACGGAACAATTTTAATCTCTAAAGGACTTCCAAATGCAATAGCAGTTATAGCAATGGGACCAAAGGGAAGTTTACTTCATGCACCAGATATGTATATGAAGAAAATAGCTGTAGGACCCGGAGCAAAGGGCGCAATAGATATAAATAAAACACCAGAAGAAAATATTTTAAATGTGGCTAAGGCATTAAATAAAGACATATCAGAATTAACAGTTATAGTTCAAGAAAGAGAAAGACATGATTACATAGTAAAAGCAGCTATAGAGGTTGGAGCAAGAGTTAAACTTTTCGGAGAGGGAGATGTTGCAGCGGCACTTGCTTGTGGTTTTGAAGACACTGGAATAGATATACTTATGGGAATCGGAGGAGCACCAGAAGGAGTTATAGCAGCAGCAGCTATGAAGTGTATGGGAGGAGAAATGCAGGCACAACTTGTACCACATACACAAGAAGAAATAGATAGATGTCATAAAATGGGAATAGATGATGTCAATAAAATATTTATGATAGATGATCTTGTTAAGAGTGACAATGTATTTTTCGCAGCTACAGCCATAACAGAATGTGATCTTCTTAAGGGAATTGTATTTTCTAAAAATGAACGTGCGAAAACACATTCAATAATAATGAGGTCTAAAACTGGTACAATAAGGTTTGTTGAAGCTATTCACGACTTGAACAAAAGTAAATTAGTGATAGAATAA
- a CDS encoding aminopeptidase, whose product MSKDLLKEYENAWNKYNEKELKEVFELGDRFKDFISKCKTERECVVELVKTAEENGYRNIEDVLKSGDTLKEGDKVYANNRGKGLLMFLIGKEPITAGLKILGAHIDSPRLDLKQNPLYEDTDLAMFETHYYGGIKKYQWVTLPLAIHGVIIKKDGTMINVSVGEDDNDPVFGVSDILVHLAGDQLDKKGSKVVEGEDLNILIGSIPLKEGEEKKQVKQNIMKILNEKYDISEEDFVSAELEVVPAGKARDYGFDRSMVMGYGQDDRICSYTSFEAMLEMKNAKKTCVTILVDKEEVGSIGATGMQSKFFENTVAEVMSLCGEYDELKLRRALYNSEMLSSDVSAAFDPNYPSVMEKRNSAYMGKGIVFNKYTGSRGKSGCNDANPEYIAELRRMMEKENVSWQTAELGKVDQGGGGTIAYILAEYGMQVIDCGVALLNMHSPWEISSKADIYETKNGYSAFLNN is encoded by the coding sequence ATGTCAAAGGATTTATTAAAAGAATACGAAAACGCATGGAATAAGTATAACGAGAAGGAATTAAAAGAAGTATTCGAACTAGGAGATAGATTCAAAGATTTTATCTCTAAATGTAAAACTGAAAGAGAATGTGTAGTAGAACTTGTAAAAACAGCAGAAGAAAATGGATATAGAAATATAGAAGATGTATTAAAAAGTGGTGATACTTTAAAAGAGGGAGATAAGGTTTACGCAAATAATCGTGGTAAAGGTTTATTAATGTTCCTAATAGGAAAAGAGCCAATTACAGCAGGACTTAAGATATTAGGAGCACATATAGATTCTCCTAGACTTGATTTAAAACAAAATCCACTTTATGAAGATACTGACCTTGCTATGTTTGAAACTCATTATTATGGTGGAATAAAAAAATATCAATGGGTGACACTTCCGCTTGCTATACACGGAGTTATTATAAAGAAAGATGGAACTATGATAAACGTATCAGTAGGTGAAGATGATAATGATCCTGTTTTTGGCGTTTCAGATATATTGGTTCATCTTGCAGGCGATCAGTTAGATAAAAAGGGAAGTAAGGTTGTTGAAGGTGAAGATTTAAACATATTGATAGGAAGTATACCACTTAAAGAAGGCGAAGAAAAGAAACAAGTGAAACAGAATATAATGAAAATACTTAATGAAAAGTATGACATTTCAGAAGAAGATTTTGTTTCTGCTGAGCTTGAAGTTGTTCCAGCAGGAAAGGCAAGAGATTATGGCTTTGATAGAAGTATGGTAATGGGATATGGTCAAGACGATAGAATATGTTCTTATACTTCCTTTGAAGCTATGCTTGAAATGAAGAATGCAAAGAAAACTTGTGTTACAATACTTGTTGATAAAGAAGAGGTTGGAAGTATTGGTGCAACCGGTATGCAGTCTAAATTCTTTGAAAATACAGTTGCTGAAGTTATGAGTTTATGTGGAGAATATGATGAATTAAAGCTCAGACGTGCACTATATAATTCAGAAATGCTTTCTTCAGATGTAAGTGCAGCCTTTGATCCTAATTATCCTTCAGTTATGGAAAAAAGAAACTCTGCATATATGGGAAAAGGTATAGTATTTAACAAATATACTGGTTCAAGAGGTAAGTCAGGTTGTAATGATGCAAATCCTGAATATATAGCAGAACTCAGAAGAATGATGGAAAAAGAAAATGTAAGCTGGCAAACAGCTGAACTTGGAAAAGTAGACCAGGGTGGTGGTGGAACCATTGCATATATACTTGCAGAATATGGTATGCAGGTTATAGATTGTGGTGTAGCGCTTTTAAATATGCATTCCCCATGGGAAATTTCAAGTAAAGCAGATATATATGAAACTAAAAATGGATATTCAGCTTTTTTAAATAACTAA
- a CDS encoding DUF4883 family protein — protein sequence MIIIKAKKIFFVILFLMFCVCLSSCNELIDNKKPFNFYYTNLLSRSFAKEKAVKLSLIDTSYYKNHNLSTSEIVTIKDFLLHLKKHNYINKPSNLPDKPMYKLFLTFSNSKFVMDVYNENYVSVYPWDGHYTKDFLSIKDIPPSCNPYNFCTYIIPR from the coding sequence GTGATTATCATTAAAGCAAAGAAGATTTTTTTTGTAATTTTATTTTTGATGTTTTGTGTATGCCTATCCTCTTGTAATGAATTAATAGATAACAAAAAACCTTTTAATTTTTATTATACTAATCTACTATCTAGAAGTTTTGCAAAGGAAAAGGCTGTAAAACTCTCACTTATTGATACCTCATATTACAAAAATCACAATTTAAGTACCTCAGAAATAGTCACTATAAAAGATTTTTTACTTCATTTAAAAAAACATAATTACATAAACAAACCATCAAATTTACCTGATAAGCCTATGTACAAGCTTTTTTTAACCTTTTCTAATTCAAAATTTGTTATGGATGTATATAATGAAAATTATGTTTCTGTGTATCCTTGGGATGGTCACTATACAAAAGATTTTTTAAGTATAAAAGATATTCCTCCTTCTTGTAATCCATATAATTTTTGCACTTATATAATACCAAGATAA
- a CDS encoding ROK family protein — translation MKKYISFDIGGTKVKHAVISEKGEIITKNLYNTNYKSMEKFIGSMLKVIHEYEAEYDVSGIGISLPGFVNPYTGYSEKAGAIEVLHNNNLKKILQKETKLPIEIDNDANCAALAERYSGNAINCDDYVLVTVGTGIGGAIVVNGKVLYGHNFRGGEIGFMTIRDDKDGLGTINQNASTRGLIEEYKNYKVLSEDALVIGEEVFEEAKQDKKLYEIVDNWFDRLACAIFNLTAILNPEKILIGGGVSSREDFLSNILKHLKENKYWEDLKVEISICKHRNDAGIIGAVYKFIE, via the coding sequence GTGAAAAAATATATAAGTTTTGATATTGGTGGAACAAAAGTTAAGCATGCAGTTATAAGTGAAAAGGGAGAAATAATAACTAAAAATTTATATAACACTAATTACAAATCAATGGAAAAGTTCATTGGAAGTATGCTAAAGGTTATACATGAATATGAAGCAGAATATGATGTTTCAGGTATAGGAATTAGTTTACCCGGCTTTGTTAATCCATATACAGGATATTCTGAAAAAGCTGGTGCTATTGAGGTGTTACATAACAATAACTTAAAGAAAATTCTCCAAAAGGAGACTAAGCTTCCTATAGAAATAGATAATGATGCGAATTGTGCAGCATTAGCAGAAAGGTATAGTGGAAATGCAATAAATTGTGATGACTATGTATTAGTTACTGTAGGAACTGGTATAGGTGGAGCAATAGTAGTAAATGGAAAAGTACTTTATGGTCACAACTTTAGAGGTGGAGAAATAGGCTTTATGACAATAAGAGATGATAAGGACGGTTTGGGAACAATAAACCAAAATGCATCTACAAGAGGACTTATAGAGGAGTATAAAAATTATAAAGTTTTAAGTGAAGATGCCTTAGTTATTGGAGAGGAGGTATTTGAGGAGGCCAAACAGGATAAAAAGCTATATGAAATAGTTGATAATTGGTTCGATAGATTAGCCTGCGCTATATTTAATTTAACAGCTATTCTGAATCCGGAAAAAATTTTAATTGGAGGAGGAGTGAGTTCTAGAGAAGATTTCCTTTCAAATATATTAAAACATTTAAAAGAGAATAAATATTGGGAAGATTTAAAGGTAGAAATAAGTATTTGTAAGCATAGAAACGATGCGGGAATTATAGGTGCTGTTTATAAATTTATAGAATAA
- a CDS encoding DUF445 domain-containing protein → MRKNNKYKATILLFIFAVGYFISSAFRKNFYGGLVESMCEAALVGGIADWFGVTAIFKKPLNINWPKKIFRTNILKENKEKFISTIVDMVENDLLNKEKINTKIKNYDYISFIMSTKFLKDENLEEVARKLNFNKLIKKKIFSNKHYLDKVLSEFVNSGYYDKTVNIFIDKTIEVLKAENSIKFIGDIVNKSIDRYEKDSSGRKFATKIIINTILKGNVKLAPYVIVDGIVQKLKIIKENKDKYREEVKKMLVSVYQNGEGGTLDIILESIENCTKKCKECSEDCKIKDENILSKIITRLINSLGKSTLNQFIGKELEKVVGYKHSEIGKIVKESLNKYNDEEIINLAYDKAGDELQLIRINGSVVGGVLGVIIFVITKILI, encoded by the coding sequence ATGAGAAAGAATAATAAATATAAAGCAACTATTTTACTGTTTATTTTTGCTGTTGGTTATTTTATAAGTAGTGCATTTAGGAAAAACTTTTATGGAGGATTAGTAGAAAGTATGTGTGAGGCTGCACTTGTGGGTGGTATTGCAGATTGGTTTGGTGTTACCGCTATTTTTAAAAAACCGTTAAATATAAATTGGCCTAAAAAAATATTCAGAACCAATATACTAAAAGAAAATAAAGAAAAGTTTATTTCTACAATAGTGGATATGGTGGAAAATGATTTACTTAATAAAGAAAAGATAAATACAAAAATTAAAAATTACGACTACATATCGTTTATCATGAGTACAAAGTTTTTAAAAGACGAAAATTTAGAAGAGGTAGCAAGAAAGTTAAATTTCAATAAGCTTATAAAGAAAAAAATATTTAGTAATAAGCATTATTTAGATAAGGTTTTATCTGAATTTGTTAACAGTGGTTACTATGATAAGACTGTTAATATATTTATAGATAAAACTATAGAGGTTTTAAAAGCTGAAAATAGCATAAAATTTATTGGAGATATTGTAAATAAGTCTATAGATAGATACGAGAAGGATAGTTCAGGTAGAAAATTTGCTACAAAAATTATAATAAATACTATATTAAAAGGAAATGTAAAATTAGCACCATATGTTATTGTAGATGGAATTGTACAAAAACTAAAAATCATAAAAGAAAATAAGGATAAATATAGAGAAGAAGTAAAGAAAATGCTAGTATCTGTATACCAAAATGGTGAGGGAGGTACTTTAGATATAATATTGGAGTCAATAGAAAACTGTACAAAAAAATGCAAGGAGTGTTCTGAAGATTGTAAGATAAAAGATGAAAACATTTTATCAAAAATTATTACTAGATTAATAAATAGTTTGGGAAAATCTACATTAAATCAGTTTATAGGCAAAGAATTAGAAAAGGTCGTAGGTTATAAGCATAGCGAGATAGGTAAAATAGTAAAAGAAAGCTTAAATAAATATAATGATGAAGAAATAATAAATTTGGCTTATGATAAAGCAGGAGATGAGCTTCAACTTATCAGAATAAATGGTTCAGTAGTGGGCGGAGTACTAGGTGTTATAATATTTGTGATTACAAAAATATTAATTTAA
- a CDS encoding carbohydrate ABC transporter permease: MENEKIKVSKSTKLKKDKSTIIFNIVGYFIVAIFSLFCVIPFIIMVSGSISNEQEIVKHGYSILPRGFSLEAYKTIFKYPDQIIRAYGVTTAVTVIGTVLGLLLTSMAGYVLARKDFKSRNTISFLIYFTTLFGGGLVPWYLVLTQILHLKNSYWGLIIPGLLTPFLIFLFKNFLSSVPDSLIESARIDGANDFYIYWKIVLPLAKPALATIGLFTALSYWNNWFYTSILITDTKKYSLQYLLYNILQNSQFMQQQSLAGAASVVNPPTETVKLATAIIVTGPVILFYPFAQKYFVEGLTIGGVKG; the protein is encoded by the coding sequence ATGGAAAATGAAAAAATTAAAGTTTCAAAATCTACTAAGTTAAAAAAGGATAAAAGCACTATAATTTTCAACATTGTAGGATACTTTATTGTTGCTATATTTTCTCTGTTTTGTGTAATACCGTTTATAATTATGGTTTCAGGTTCTATAAGTAACGAGCAAGAAATAGTTAAACATGGTTACAGCATACTTCCAAGGGGATTTTCTTTAGAAGCGTACAAAACGATATTTAAGTATCCAGATCAAATTATAAGAGCATACGGGGTTACTACAGCAGTAACAGTAATTGGAACCGTACTAGGATTGCTTTTAACTTCAATGGCAGGATATGTGTTAGCAAGAAAAGATTTTAAAAGTAGAAATACAATATCGTTTTTAATATATTTTACTACTCTTTTCGGTGGGGGACTTGTTCCATGGTACCTTGTATTAACTCAAATTTTACATTTGAAAAACTCATATTGGGGATTAATAATTCCAGGATTATTGACACCTTTTTTAATATTTTTATTTAAAAACTTTCTAAGTTCCGTACCAGACTCTTTAATTGAATCAGCAAGGATAGACGGCGCTAACGATTTTTATATATATTGGAAGATAGTATTACCCCTTGCAAAACCAGCACTTGCAACTATAGGATTGTTTACAGCTTTAAGTTATTGGAATAACTGGTTTTATACTTCTATTTTAATAACAGATACTAAAAAATATTCGCTTCAGTATCTGTTATATAACATACTTCAAAATTCACAATTTATGCAGCAACAGTCACTGGCAGGAGCAGCTTCTGTTGTAAATCCTCCAACAGAAACTGTAAAGCTTGCAACGGCTATAATAGTAACAGGACCAGTAATTTTGTTTTACCCATTTGCACAAAAATATTTTGTAGAAGGTCTTACAATTGGAGGAGTAAAAGGTTAA